Proteins from one Congzhengia minquanensis genomic window:
- a CDS encoding 6-phosphofructokinase, with protein MQREIKKIGILTAGGDCPGLNPVIRSVVRTAILKYGLEVVGFNHGYKGLYHNDVTELTLDSVSGILPIGGTMLYSSNKDNLFDYTVEENGKMVQKDVSDVGVENMKKNGIDAMVIIGGDGTLTSGRDFARKGVKVVGVPKTIDNDLSCTDYTFGFDTAVSVACEAADRLHSTALSHSRIMVLEVMGRYAGWIALAAGISGGADAILIPEIPYDIQKVADSLKERASRGKNFAVVVVAEGAKSVSGELHVSKVIEGSPDPIRLGGIGNKIAEELESLVGLEARSTILGHIQRGGSPTAHDRILSTRYGAAAVELLMQGKFGMMVTLKGDDMGYASLEDVIGKNKAVDPSGELVSIAKGIGISFGD; from the coding sequence ATGCAGAGAGAAATTAAAAAAATTGGAATTTTAACGGCGGGAGGGGACTGTCCGGGTTTAAACCCCGTTATCCGTTCCGTTGTCAGAACTGCAATTTTAAAATACGGCCTGGAGGTTGTGGGCTTTAACCACGGCTACAAGGGGCTGTATCACAACGACGTAACAGAACTAACCTTAGATTCCGTTTCGGGCATTCTGCCAATTGGCGGAACCATGCTCTATTCTTCGAACAAGGATAATCTTTTTGACTACACCGTAGAAGAAAACGGAAAAATGGTGCAGAAAGACGTGTCCGACGTTGGCGTGGAGAACATGAAGAAAAATGGCATTGACGCAATGGTAATCATCGGCGGCGACGGAACGCTGACCAGCGGGCGCGATTTTGCACGCAAGGGCGTAAAGGTTGTCGGCGTGCCAAAAACCATTGACAACGATTTAAGCTGCACAGACTATACCTTCGGGTTCGACACCGCGGTGAGCGTTGCCTGCGAAGCGGCAGACCGGCTTCATTCCACAGCGCTTTCCCACAGCAGGATTATGGTTTTGGAGGTTATGGGAAGATATGCCGGTTGGATTGCTTTGGCAGCCGGAATTTCCGGCGGCGCCGACGCGATTTTAATTCCGGAAATCCCCTACGATATTCAAAAAGTGGCCGATTCGTTAAAGGAACGCGCCAGCCGCGGCAAAAACTTTGCGGTTGTGGTGGTTGCAGAGGGCGCAAAATCTGTTTCCGGCGAGCTTCATGTGAGCAAGGTGATTGAAGGCAGCCCCGACCCCATTCGTCTGGGCGGCATCGGCAACAAAATTGCCGAAGAGCTGGAGAGCCTGGTGGGGCTTGAAGCGCGGTCCACCATTTTGGGGCACATTCAGCGGGGCGGCTCTCCTACGGCTCACGACCGCATTTTATCCACCCGATACGGCGCCGCGGCAGTTGAGCTTTTGATGCAGGGAAAATTCGGCATGATGGTGACCTTAAAGGGCGACGACATGGGATATGCCTCTTTAGAAGACGTTATCGGAAAAAATAAGGCGGTTGATCCCAGCGGCGAGCTGGTCAGCATTGCGAAAGGCATTGGCATTTCGTTCGGCGACTGA
- a CDS encoding WG repeat-containing protein, whose translation MKKTITVLLVLLLVFAAGLSASAAGYTVVCSPQYNMAESFESSVTKVSKNSKWALADTNGTAITGYNWEAMGDITSEYIPAKKGGKWGYITPAGAELIPYQYTTAGCFKNGVAMVQKSDGKYAYINIYGDVIFHSPFTYSFSPSEGAICGMINGLYGYSDTEGNIIIHPQFEMAFDFHEGYAAVKFGGKWGFITSYGAYSVKPAYDYASDFKNGYAVCRLNGKYGIIDTAGTRTSSFDFDYIGPPDNSNRYPAKAGTVSGFIHANGEWLLKTQYDFCYQYTDGVARVYKDGKWGYIDETGTELVPPTFADCGEYHNGRAPYSLDGVLWGYLTLNVKPAETTPPAVDTPTPTVTPTPDNTTSPNTDGPTIQNPASDSTRPLTPDRENCISMKIGSKIALKGIDERTLSAPPVLIDGTTMIPVRDVVELLGGSIAWNAENQRINISLNYITISMTVGSKIGYVAGIPTPMQQAPVLLNGSTLVPLRNVVDGLNCELKWIDTQQNIYIYYK comes from the coding sequence ATGAAAAAAACAATAACAGTATTGCTTGTGTTACTGCTGGTTTTCGCAGCAGGCCTGTCTGCGTCTGCAGCCGGCTACACGGTGGTATGCAGCCCACAATACAACATGGCGGAATCCTTTGAAAGCAGCGTTACAAAGGTTTCAAAAAATTCAAAATGGGCGTTGGCCGACACCAACGGCACCGCCATTACAGGCTACAACTGGGAGGCAATGGGAGACATCACATCTGAATATATTCCGGCAAAAAAGGGCGGCAAGTGGGGTTACATCACTCCCGCCGGAGCAGAGCTGATTCCATATCAATATACTACGGCGGGCTGTTTTAAAAACGGCGTTGCAATGGTGCAGAAATCAGACGGCAAGTATGCATATATCAATATTTACGGCGACGTGATTTTTCATTCGCCGTTTACATATTCTTTCTCACCGTCTGAGGGTGCTATCTGCGGCATGATAAACGGTCTTTATGGTTACAGCGACACGGAGGGAAACATTATTATTCATCCCCAGTTTGAAATGGCGTTCGACTTTCACGAAGGTTACGCTGCTGTGAAGTTCGGCGGCAAATGGGGATTTATCACCAGCTACGGCGCATATTCCGTGAAGCCTGCTTACGACTATGCAAGTGATTTTAAAAACGGTTATGCGGTGTGCCGCTTAAACGGCAAATATGGCATTATAGACACTGCGGGAACGCGCACCTCCTCTTTCGATTTCGATTATATCGGCCCGCCGGACAACAGCAATCGGTATCCGGCCAAGGCTGGCACGGTCAGCGGCTTTATTCATGCCAACGGCGAATGGCTTTTAAAAACGCAGTATGATTTTTGCTATCAATATACTGACGGCGTGGCAAGGGTTTATAAAGACGGCAAATGGGGCTACATAGATGAAACGGGAACCGAGCTGGTGCCCCCCACCTTTGCAGACTGCGGGGAATATCACAACGGCAGAGCGCCATATTCGTTAGACGGCGTGCTTTGGGGCTATCTCACATTAAACGTGAAACCGGCAGAAACCACTCCGCCGGCAGTTGACACGCCCACCCCCACGGTTACCCCTACACCAGACAATACAACCTCACCAAACACAGACGGGCCAACCATTCAAAATCCCGCGTCTGACAGTACGCGCCCCTTAACTCCCGATAGGGAAAATTGCATTTCCATGAAAATTGGCTCTAAAATTGCGCTGAAAGGTATTGATGAGCGGACGTTGTCTGCCCCGCCTGTTTTAATTGACGGCACGACAATGATTCCCGTTCGCGACGTAGTGGAACTGTTAGGCGGCAGCATCGCCTGGAACGCGGAAAACCAGAGAATTAATATCAGCTTGAACTACATCACCATTTCCATGACAGTGGGAAGCAAGATTGGATATGTAGCAGGAATACCCACGCCGATGCAGCAGGCCCCCGTTCTTTTAAATGGTTCTACTTTGGTGCCGCTAAGAAATGTGGTCGATGGATTGAACTGCGAATTAAAATGGATTGATACACAGCAGAATATTTACATATATTATAAATAG
- a CDS encoding glycoside hydrolase has protein sequence MHFVSTENGFRLERNGTSFTFSVKKIPTCCEDFVKLTVRGTIPVPKIISGDRILLPVDEGIALVAEGEYEFGNISSDFCSRGGTMSMIIIERNGQYLLCALDTGAYARYELIKESGLYQLSMYCTEPCEVQYIICSTLAEACRYYRRLKAHLLSFLENKISALPESEKLIGGAIFWVWNDDYERVMYSDENPDISPCAAEFMLQAAEKLYARGVKKALFGIFFGPDGRAAAPLYNKFGYISTKYDNYNDVPRPDMLKFIPKNRILNCDYSQRRIKDYPDGVQTDANGELTKAWALRGYDGKMHDQNTLCPKVAAQRMKEEIPAQWEEFPAYEGRFIDVYGGGIASCSSKKHPVTRGECIQIKNKAFRFVSDLGLITGTEDGFEDIIGSILYNEGMNSPFHFRFDKMDCGRRKAQDYGEEGAAFQKKYMLNPACRVPLWHLVYHDCVISFPYWGDAINSCRETMQDKALFSCLYGCPPLYSFFAGNFDALEEEIVRTYHMIAEVTEKVTTLPMTDFVYLTKDFTVQKTVFGGRYTVVANFSEKDFEYKGVVVKAHNKTFIEGDTK, from the coding sequence ATGCATTTTGTAAGCACAGAAAATGGATTTCGTTTAGAAAGAAATGGCACTTCATTTACATTTTCCGTAAAGAAAATACCTACTTGTTGTGAAGATTTTGTAAAACTTACCGTAAGGGGCACAATTCCGGTGCCGAAAATCATTTCAGGCGACAGGATTTTGCTCCCGGTAGACGAGGGAATTGCCCTTGTAGCTGAGGGGGAATATGAGTTCGGAAATATTTCGTCAGATTTTTGTAGCCGTGGCGGTACCATGAGTATGATTATTATTGAAAGAAACGGTCAATATTTGCTGTGCGCCTTAGACACCGGTGCGTATGCACGTTATGAGCTAATTAAGGAAAGCGGCCTGTACCAGTTGTCTATGTACTGCACAGAACCCTGTGAGGTTCAATATATTATTTGCAGTACATTGGCAGAAGCATGTCGGTATTACCGGCGGTTAAAGGCGCATTTGCTTAGCTTTCTTGAAAACAAAATTTCAGCTTTGCCTGAGTCAGAGAAGCTCATAGGCGGCGCAATATTTTGGGTTTGGAATGATGATTATGAACGAGTGATGTACTCTGACGAAAATCCGGATATTTCACCCTGCGCGGCGGAGTTTATGCTTCAGGCTGCAGAAAAACTTTATGCAAGAGGTGTTAAAAAGGCACTTTTTGGTATTTTTTTCGGTCCGGACGGCAGGGCGGCAGCTCCGCTTTATAACAAGTTTGGATATATCAGTACGAAATATGACAACTATAACGATGTGCCCCGGCCGGATATGCTGAAATTTATTCCTAAAAACCGAATTTTAAACTGTGATTATTCCCAACGGCGCATAAAAGATTATCCAGACGGTGTTCAAACCGATGCCAACGGAGAATTAACCAAAGCCTGGGCGCTGAGAGGTTATGACGGAAAGATGCATGACCAGAATACCCTTTGCCCAAAGGTTGCAGCCCAAAGAATGAAAGAGGAAATCCCTGCCCAATGGGAGGAATTCCCCGCATATGAAGGACGTTTTATAGATGTATATGGTGGCGGAATTGCTTCGTGCAGCAGTAAAAAACACCCTGTAACGCGGGGAGAATGTATTCAAATTAAAAATAAAGCGTTTCGGTTTGTTTCAGACCTCGGACTTATCACCGGAACGGAAGATGGTTTTGAAGACATTATCGGCAGCATTCTTTACAACGAGGGCATGAACAGTCCGTTCCATTTTCGGTTTGATAAAATGGACTGCGGCAGACGCAAAGCACAGGATTATGGGGAAGAGGGTGCGGCGTTCCAGAAAAAATATATGCTGAATCCCGCGTGCCGTGTGCCGCTCTGGCATTTGGTCTATCATGACTGTGTTATTTCGTTCCCCTACTGGGGCGACGCGATTAATTCATGCCGCGAAACCATGCAGGACAAGGCGCTGTTTTCCTGCCTATACGGCTGCCCACCGCTATATTCTTTTTTCGCCGGAAACTTTGATGCGTTAGAGGAGGAAATTGTCAGGACATACCATATGATTGCGGAAGTCACAGAAAAAGTTACTACACTGCCAATGACAGATTTTGTATATCTGACCAAGGATTTCACTGTTCAGAAAACCGTCTTTGGTGGACGTTATACCGTAGTGGCAAACTTTTCAGAAAAAGATTTTGAATATAAGGGTGTGGTGGTGAAAGCGCACAATAAAACGTTTATTGAGGGTGACACCAAATGA
- the galE gene encoding UDP-glucose 4-epimerase GalE: MAILVTGGAGFIGSHTCVELLENGYEVVIVDNFINSKPEALNRIKQITGKDFKFYEADLLDKAAVETIFIENKIDAVIHFAGLKAVGESVAQPIRYYHNNISGTLILCQVMQEAGVKKIVFSSSATVYGSPKTVPIREDFPLHTTNPYGSTKLMIENILQDIFVADNEWSIALLRYFNPIGAHKSGLIGEDPNGIPNNLMPYIAQVAAGKLEVLSVFGDDYDTKDGTGVRDYIHVVDLAQGHIKAVEKVLGGSGVDAYNLGTGIGYSVLDMVHAFETANNVKVNYKIAPRRPGDIAVCFADPKKAKELLGWQAQFGIEDMCRDSWKFVKQNPNGL; this comes from the coding sequence ATGGCAATTTTAGTTACCGGCGGAGCCGGATTTATTGGAAGCCACACCTGCGTGGAGCTGTTGGAAAACGGCTATGAGGTTGTGATTGTTGATAACTTTATCAACTCCAAACCAGAAGCTTTAAACCGGATAAAACAGATTACAGGCAAGGATTTTAAATTTTACGAAGCGGATTTGCTGGATAAAGCAGCCGTGGAAACTATTTTTATAGAAAACAAAATTGATGCTGTCATCCACTTTGCGGGCCTGAAGGCCGTAGGCGAATCGGTTGCCCAACCAATCCGCTACTATCACAACAATATCTCGGGCACGCTGATTCTCTGCCAGGTTATGCAGGAAGCCGGCGTGAAAAAAATTGTGTTCAGCTCTTCAGCCACAGTTTATGGAAGTCCTAAAACCGTTCCCATCCGCGAGGATTTCCCGTTACATACGACGAATCCTTACGGCAGCACCAAACTGATGATTGAAAACATTTTGCAGGATATTTTTGTGGCGGACAACGAGTGGAGCATTGCGCTTTTGCGCTACTTTAACCCCATCGGCGCTCATAAAAGCGGCTTAATCGGCGAAGACCCCAACGGGATTCCCAACAACCTGATGCCATACATTGCCCAGGTTGCAGCCGGAAAACTGGAAGTTTTAAGTGTTTTTGGGGATGACTATGATACGAAAGACGGCACCGGTGTACGGGATTATATTCATGTGGTTGACCTAGCGCAAGGCCACATTAAGGCTGTGGAAAAGGTCCTCGGCGGCTCCGGCGTTGACGCATATAACCTGGGAACAGGCATTGGCTACAGCGTTTTAGATATGGTACACGCTTTTGAAACGGCAAACAATGTAAAGGTGAACTACAAAATTGCGCCCCGCAGACCCGGCGACATTGCCGTGTGCTTTGCAGATCCGAAAAAGGCAAAAGAGCTTTTGGGCTGGCAGGCGCAGTTCGGCATTGAGGACATGTGCCGCGACAGCTGGAAATTTGTGAAACAAAACCCCAACGGATTATGA
- the tsaD gene encoding tRNA (adenosine(37)-N6)-threonylcarbamoyltransferase complex transferase subunit TsaD, with amino-acid sequence MENLILAIESSCDETSAAVVKNGRQVLSNIISSQIDIHKKFGGVVPEVASRNHVLNISTVVAEAMETAAVSYDDLSAVAVTYGPGLIGALLVGVSYAKAVSAAKNIPLIAVNHIHGHIAANYITHPDLEPPFVCLVASGGHSHILHVKTYTEFEILGRTRDDAAGEAFDKIARVIGLGYPGGPKVEALAKEGSIDAVTFPQVEFSDNPYDFSFSGVKTSVINYLHTKEQKQEEVNRADIAAGFQKAVVEALTKHTLRAAENMGADKLVLAGGVSANGALRASFEAAARDKQLQLFYPQPVLCTDNAAMIGCAGFYKYKSNDFADSSLNAVANLKL; translated from the coding sequence ATGGAGAATTTAATTTTAGCGATTGAATCGTCCTGCGACGAGACCTCCGCTGCTGTGGTAAAAAACGGCAGGCAGGTGCTGTCTAACATCATTTCGTCGCAGATTGACATACACAAAAAATTTGGCGGCGTGGTGCCTGAGGTAGCCTCCCGCAACCATGTTTTAAATATATCCACCGTAGTGGCTGAGGCAATGGAAACAGCGGCAGTAAGTTATGACGACCTAAGCGCTGTGGCTGTAACCTACGGGCCGGGCCTTATCGGTGCGCTTTTGGTGGGTGTTTCCTACGCAAAGGCGGTCAGTGCGGCAAAAAATATTCCGCTGATTGCCGTAAACCACATTCATGGGCACATTGCCGCAAATTATATTACGCACCCCGATTTAGAGCCGCCCTTTGTTTGCCTGGTAGCCTCCGGCGGCCACAGCCATATTCTTCATGTTAAAACCTATACGGAATTTGAAATTTTGGGACGCACGCGGGACGACGCGGCGGGCGAGGCATTTGATAAAATCGCCCGGGTCATTGGGCTGGGCTATCCCGGCGGGCCGAAAGTTGAGGCTTTAGCAAAAGAGGGCAGCATAGACGCGGTGACATTCCCCCAGGTGGAATTTTCAGACAACCCTTACGATTTCAGTTTCAGCGGGGTGAAAACCTCGGTTATCAACTATCTCCACACGAAAGAACAAAAGCAGGAGGAAGTGAACCGGGCGGACATTGCCGCAGGATTTCAAAAAGCGGTGGTGGAGGCGCTGACAAAGCATACATTGCGTGCCGCAGAGAATATGGGGGCGGACAAGCTTGTTCTGGCCGGCGGCGTCAGCGCAAACGGCGCACTGCGCGCCTCGTTTGAAGCGGCCGCCCGCGATAAACAGTTACAATTATTCTACCCGCAGCCGGTTTTATGCACGGACAATGCCGCAATGATTGGTTGCGCCGGTTTTTATAAATATAAAAGCAACGACTTTGCCGATAGCTCATTAAACGCTGTAGCGAACTTAAAATTGTAA
- a CDS encoding choline/ethanolamine kinase family protein, translated as MSLPEQRICQLLGRLGWNRSECTIAPQPMGSTNESYKCSYRDEEFVLRLGTRQAGILSINRHAEEAALNLVSKLSCGANLVYYDLETGNMVTKYIYGRELAADDLNDPKRLAQMVQVLKTVHTQKTAFAFDFYGDVERRLEVLKEHNISLHPEFSRAYEIYRICRERNSIDSKLHFGLCHGDPFVNNFVLSNSGQLFLLDYEYAGMGDVFFDLSCIAPGLTPEKQKELLRLYFGECTPFLLEKLYDFFIINLMWNGTWAYVKSCDVPKEVFDYIQFGDFHMDSILKSGRPKK; from the coding sequence ATGTCCTTACCCGAGCAACGCATTTGCCAGCTTTTAGGCCGTTTGGGCTGGAACCGTTCAGAATGCACAATTGCACCACAGCCAATGGGCAGCACCAACGAAAGCTATAAATGTTCCTACCGCGATGAAGAATTTGTTTTGCGGCTCGGCACTCGTCAGGCAGGCATATTATCCATCAACCGCCATGCCGAGGAGGCTGCGTTAAATCTTGTTTCAAAGCTTTCCTGCGGTGCAAACCTGGTTTATTACGATTTGGAAACAGGCAATATGGTGACCAAATACATTTATGGCAGAGAGCTGGCAGCTGATGACTTGAACGACCCGAAACGGCTTGCGCAAATGGTTCAGGTTCTAAAAACCGTGCACACGCAAAAAACTGCATTTGCATTTGATTTTTATGGCGACGTGGAACGCAGGCTGGAAGTGTTAAAAGAACACAATATTTCCCTTCACCCGGAGTTTTCCCGCGCTTATGAAATATATAGGATTTGCAGGGAGCGCAACAGCATCGATTCCAAACTCCATTTTGGGCTTTGCCACGGCGATCCCTTTGTAAACAACTTTGTTCTGTCAAACAGCGGGCAGCTGTTTTTGCTTGATTATGAATATGCCGGCATGGGCGACGTGTTCTTTGATTTGTCCTGCATTGCACCAGGCTTAACGCCTGAAAAGCAAAAAGAACTTCTGCGCCTCTATTTCGGTGAATGCACGCCGTTTCTTTTGGAAAAGCTGTATGACTTTTTTATCATTAACCTGATGTGGAACGGTACCTGGGCGTATGTGAAAAGCTGTGACGTGCCAAAAGAGGTGTTCGATTATATTCAGTTTGGCGATTTTCATATGGATAGCATTTTAAAGTCCGGAAGGCCGAAGAAATGA
- the rimI gene encoding ribosomal protein S18-alanine N-acetyltransferase, whose product MQIVDMTAEHLADILTVEAESFPHPWTEKMFLEELSGKFSVYRAAVEDGRAVGYMGMWLLAGEGHITNIAVAKNFRCRGLGSALMDDFISLAEQQSLTLMTLEVRESNTGAIALYEKKGFEEVGRRKNYYDNTEDALIMTKYFSITEGTKWRI is encoded by the coding sequence GTGCAAATCGTAGATATGACGGCGGAGCACCTTGCTGATATTTTAACGGTGGAGGCGGAGTCCTTTCCCCACCCATGGACTGAAAAAATGTTTTTAGAAGAACTATCGGGCAAGTTTTCCGTTTACCGCGCAGCGGTGGAAGACGGCCGGGCCGTAGGCTACATGGGCATGTGGCTTTTGGCCGGAGAGGGGCACATAACCAACATTGCCGTGGCAAAGAATTTTCGCTGCCGTGGTTTGGGTTCGGCGCTGATGGACGATTTCATCTCTCTTGCAGAACAACAGTCTTTAACCCTAATGACACTGGAGGTCCGCGAATCGAATACAGGCGCGATTGCGCTGTATGAGAAAAAGGGGTTTGAAGAAGTGGGCCGGAGAAAAAACTATTACGACAACACGGAAGACGCGCTGATTATGACAAAATATTTTTCAATAACAGAGGGAACAAAATGGAGAATTTAA
- a CDS encoding L-threonylcarbamoyladenylate synthase, with protein sequence MTSKMIKIESTADFEKLSEPAKALAEGKLVAFPTETVYGLGGNALDAQTVKKIYGAKGRPSDNPLIVHVSSKEDVYSLAETVPENAEKILDILCPGPITIILNKSNLVPDVVTAGGKTVAIRFPENEIARELIKKSGVPVAAPSANLSGRPSPTTAAHVAEDLSDKIDYIIDGGSCRVGLESTVIDLTVTPPRILRPGGVSQETLAALLGEVTGYAPRDEDTTSPKSPGMKYKHYAPKAEMVVFEGKTCRDAILKQVTACKNKKVCVLTAGQTDLYDCDVIDCGKEPVEYAKALFGALREADALGADVIFAELPFAPGGIVTALKNRIYKSCGGNVITCKS encoded by the coding sequence ATGACCTCAAAAATGATTAAAATTGAATCAACAGCTGACTTTGAAAAGCTGAGCGAGCCTGCAAAGGCACTGGCAGAAGGGAAGCTTGTTGCCTTTCCCACAGAAACGGTTTACGGCCTGGGCGGCAATGCGCTTGATGCACAGACGGTAAAAAAAATTTATGGTGCAAAGGGGCGGCCCTCTGACAACCCCTTAATTGTGCATGTGTCTTCTAAGGAAGATGTGTACAGTTTAGCGGAAACCGTGCCGGAGAATGCAGAAAAAATCCTGGACATACTTTGCCCAGGTCCCATAACGATTATACTAAACAAAAGCAATCTTGTCCCAGATGTGGTCACAGCAGGCGGAAAAACTGTCGCAATCCGCTTCCCTGAAAATGAAATTGCCCGGGAACTCATTAAAAAAAGCGGGGTGCCGGTGGCAGCGCCCTCGGCGAACCTGTCAGGACGGCCCAGCCCGACCACCGCAGCTCATGTGGCGGAGGATTTGTCAGATAAAATTGATTATATTATAGACGGCGGGTCATGCCGCGTGGGGCTTGAGTCCACAGTGATTGATCTAACCGTCACCCCGCCGCGGATTTTGCGGCCCGGCGGCGTATCCCAGGAGACGTTAGCGGCCCTTTTGGGAGAGGTTACGGGCTATGCGCCCCGGGACGAGGACACAACGTCTCCCAAAAGTCCCGGAATGAAATATAAGCACTATGCGCCGAAGGCAGAAATGGTTGTGTTTGAAGGCAAAACCTGCCGGGACGCAATCCTGAAGCAGGTAACGGCTTGTAAGAACAAAAAGGTTTGCGTTTTAACTGCCGGACAGACGGATTTGTATGACTGTGATGTGATTGACTGCGGCAAAGAGCCGGTAGAATATGCAAAAGCGTTGTTTGGCGCACTGCGCGAGGCAGACGCCCTTGGGGCGGACGTAATTTTTGCAGAGCTTCCGTTTGCGCCCGGCGGCATTGTAACCGCCTTAAAAAACAGAATTTATAAATCCTGCGGAGGGAATGTGATAACGTGCAAATCGTAG
- the mltG gene encoding endolytic transglycosylase MltG encodes MDEKEKYDSRKEELTGGEPFHADLGQTEENRETPSPGELEAQEKMENIFKSVSQNRPEPETATQPGPAPEDEDEAEPESNQAEIELMTVRKPTSQQKRAIERKRQAAKKRKNKRLALKIFFAALIVAVVVAGGYFYADYMPGGQNGEVVVTIPEGAGTVQIAKILNKNGLVNSKGFYRLMSKVRGVDGKYNFGKFKLNKNAGYEDIFKALTQSGVNVDAVKITIPEGYEIYKIADTLAEKGLIDKDKFYYLVDYGDFDYDFVKDIPERDNRLEGYLFPSTYEFTAGDEYGIINEMLAQFDKVYEKYKGRAKEMNMTMDEAVTLASIIEREALGDEDRKLVSSVFHNRMDSSNYPYLQSCATVQYVLKERKPVLSVEDTKIDSPYNTYINKGLPIGPIASPGEKSIEAALYPEETDYLFFVLGSDNKHHFSKTYEEHMQNKNG; translated from the coding sequence TTGGACGAAAAGGAAAAATACGATAGCCGCAAAGAAGAATTGACAGGCGGCGAACCGTTCCATGCAGATTTAGGACAGACAGAAGAAAATCGTGAAACACCCAGCCCGGGCGAATTAGAAGCCCAGGAAAAGATGGAAAACATTTTTAAAAGCGTTTCGCAAAACAGGCCGGAACCGGAAACCGCAACTCAGCCAGGGCCGGCTCCGGAAGATGAGGACGAAGCCGAACCTGAAAGCAATCAGGCCGAAATTGAGCTGATGACGGTGAGAAAGCCCACCTCCCAGCAGAAAAGGGCCATAGAACGAAAAAGACAGGCAGCAAAAAAACGGAAAAACAAGCGGCTTGCGCTGAAAATATTCTTTGCGGCGCTGATTGTGGCAGTTGTTGTGGCGGGCGGATATTTTTATGCAGACTATATGCCCGGCGGCCAGAACGGCGAAGTGGTGGTTACCATCCCCGAGGGCGCAGGAACCGTACAGATAGCAAAAATTTTAAACAAAAATGGATTGGTAAATTCAAAGGGCTTTTACCGACTAATGTCCAAAGTCCGCGGCGTGGATGGAAAATATAACTTTGGCAAATTTAAGCTAAACAAAAACGCAGGATATGAGGACATTTTTAAAGCTCTGACCCAGTCCGGCGTGAATGTGGATGCGGTGAAGATTACCATTCCGGAGGGGTATGAAATTTATAAAATTGCCGACACCCTGGCAGAAAAGGGATTAATCGACAAGGACAAGTTCTACTATTTGGTGGATTACGGCGATTTTGACTATGATTTCGTAAAGGACATTCCGGAGCGGGACAACCGCCTTGAGGGGTATTTGTTCCCCAGCACCTATGAGTTTACAGCAGGGGACGAGTATGGAATTATAAATGAAATGCTGGCCCAGTTCGACAAGGTGTACGAAAAATACAAAGGCCGCGCTAAAGAAATGAACATGACCATGGACGAAGCGGTGACGCTGGCGTCTATCATTGAGCGCGAGGCGCTGGGGGATGAGGATAGGAAGCTGGTTTCAAGCGTGTTCCACAACAGGATGGACAGCTCAAACTACCCTTACCTGCAGTCCTGCGCAACAGTGCAGTATGTTTTAAAGGAGCGCAAGCCGGTGCTTTCAGTTGAGGACACAAAAATTGACAGCCCCTATAACACCTATATTAACAAGGGCCTGCCCATAGGGCCCATTGCATCACCGGGGGAAAAATCCATTGAGGCAGCGCTGTATCCTGAAGAAACGGATTATTTGTTCTTTGTTTTGGGCAGCGACAACAAACACCATTTTTCTAAGACCTATGAAGAACACATGCAAAATAAAAACGGCTGA